ATGCAGGCCAGATTGAGGTCAAGTTCATTCCTGTCAACGCGGCCAAAGCGAACGTTCTGGTTCGCAACCTGACCGATCAGCCCGTCAACCTGAAAATGCCAAGCGCCTTCGCTGGTGTTCCGATCAATCGCCAAATGGGCATGGGCGGTATGGGAGGAATGGGCGGCGGCATGGGTGGCATGGGTGGCGGCGGCATGGGCGGCGGCGGTGGCGGTCAAGCCATGGGCGGCGGCATGGGCGGCGGCGGCATGGGAGGCGGTATGGGCGGCGGCATGGGCGGCATGGGTGGTGGTATGGGCATGGGCGGTATGATGCGTATCGCTCCCAATCGCCAACAAAAACTTGCAGTCACAACCGTTTGCCTCGAACACGGCAAGCCGGACCCAACACCGAAGATGGCCTACAAAATTGTCCCACTGGACTTGGTCACCACCGACCAACGCGTCCATGTCCTCTGCGAAGCTTTGGGTAATCGCCAAGTCGCACAGAACACCGCTCAAGCGGCCGCATGGAACCTGATGGACAAGATGTCGTGGGAAGAATTGGCTGCAAAGAACCGAGTCGAAAGCAAGTACACCGGCAACGTGGCTTGGTTCTCTCCAATCGAACTTCGCTCGGCCATCGCAGTCGTCAACGAAGCGACTCGCATCGCAGATTCACGTAAGTCTGAATCGGCTACCGAATCGCTGTCCGAGGATTCGCAAAGCCAAGAATCACTTAGCGAAGATAGCTGAGCACGGTTTTCGATTCAGCCGATCGGGCTGAGTCACCCAACTGAAAACATCGAAAACGCTGGCGAAACCTCCCGTCAGCGTTTTTTTGTGGGCATTCAATGATGGCCTGGCGTTTTTAGCCTTATGACTCAACAAGATGCTTCGAGGAATCAACTTCTTGGCAGGGTCATTGGTTGCGAAACAGAGTTTCACGACCGATCTTCCGCAATCAGCGACAAAATCACGAATCCATCTGGCATGTGAATTTGTGACGGTTGTATTGAATATCTGCTGGGTGGATTGCCGATGAAGCCTAGTGGTGGACAACTAGAAGCTAGATGTGCGCATGGAGGCGCACTGCGATGGTCGTATTTTCGCTCAAGCTGCTCAACAATCTTCGAAAAGCGATCGCTGATCGTCGGTTTCCAAAGCAATTGGCGGCGGGATGCGCCTTCGGCGTATTGCTGGGGATCATTCCCCACGGCAATTTGTTGGCGGTGTTGGTCTTGCTGACACTGTTGACCTTCCAAATCAATCATGCATTGATGGCTGCCGTCGCGATCGGAGTTTCCTTTGCTGCTCCTGGTTTGGACGAGTACTCACATCAACTCGGTGAGTATCTATTGAACCATCCCCAAGGTCATCAATTCGCCGTCCAGGCATGGACTTTTCCGTTGATGCCGTGGACCGATTTAAACAATACGGTGGTTCTTGGCAGCTTTCTGATCGGCGTTGTCTCGGTGTGGCCGGTTTACAGAATCACGTTGCCATTCTTCCGCTACATCGCGCCGGTTGAAGAGGAAGAAAAGGCGACTGACGAGGCCAGCGCGTCGGACGAAAGTGCTGGCATTGATAACCCTGCTGATGGACCGTCTGCTAAAGAACTCGGTACAGGCGAAAATCACGACGACAAAGCCGTCAATGACGATTCAGCCGCAACACATCCCGTATCGGTTCGGATCGATGATTCTCAATCGGCTTCCCGGCCGCCACGTTGGGCAAAGAAAGGCGACAAGTCTTCGACGGAGCCCCTCGATAGCGTGCTGACAACAGAAACACATTTCATCACCGAAGAAGCTGCGACCGGTTCGGCCGCGCAGCAGCGACTGGTCGAGACCGCCACGGCGGACCAGTTGCCACCCAATGAACAATTGGTTTCGGTGGAGACCAAAATCGATGTCATTCGAATGAAGGACTATCGCGATCAAGACGATCCGA
The Stieleria sp. JC731 genome window above contains:
- a CDS encoding TIGR03546 family protein translates to MVVFSLKLLNNLRKAIADRRFPKQLAAGCAFGVLLGIIPHGNLLAVLVLLTLLTFQINHALMAAVAIGVSFAAPGLDEYSHQLGEYLLNHPQGHQFAVQAWTFPLMPWTDLNNTVVLGSFLIGVVSVWPVYRITLPFFRYIAPVEEEEKATDEASASDESAGIDNPADGPSAKELGTGENHDDKAVNDDSAATHPVSVRIDDSQSASRPPRWAKKGDKSSTEPLDSVLTTETHFITEEAATGSAAQQRLVETATADQLPPNEQLVSVETKIDVIRMKDYRDQDDPKGHDSDKTPSNDEALNYLLQQLRHSQQRKAAG